ACAAGCTCACAAAACTCAACAGTTCACAGCAAAGCATTGAATGTATCCTTCATAAGAAATCCCCTATTTACTACATGCTTTATCTGATTTATGGTGTGTGATTATCAAGTTTAAGAGGTCTAATACATGTCAACAATTGAGGGGTTGTATTTGTTTCTCTGTGATTGTATTACATACCTGATCGTTAACATACTTATAAGAATTTCTGGTAAAAGGTGACTTACTGAaacatgtatattttttattactaGCATCTTGCTGACTCTAATTGAATATCAATTTTACACTTTTCCCtaattttagatttatttAGAAAATTGTAATGTTGAAGTTTCTACCTTTCCTTTATGATGTTGTTTTTGGCTGTGGTAACATTGTATTTGTTGGTGACGCTTCAACTGTATTTATgctttctctgttttctattATGTTCATATTTGTTCCtgtataattttattataatgtAAATAACTTCtgtgattgatttttttgggataaataCTTGTCTTGGTGTTATATAATGTAGCATTTTATTAAGTTTGATTGACTGCACTGTGATATGTGATCTTTGGTGGATATCTTGTCCACTTTGTTTGCATTTCCTTGAGTAGctataaaatttgtttcttatgAAGGAGAGTATGTGTGCATGTGTACGCCCCTCACCCTTCCCTTCCCTTAACAAAAGTCATGTTTCTGGTTTTGGCAACATAATATCCGTTATGAATTTAAGATTGATGCATTGGCGATGTGAATATCTGCTAATTGGTCATTTTTAAGATCTCAATTTGTCATAAtgagctttttattttttatttttgggttcttatCCATCATGTagttatttattaaaaaatttcttttccaTCATGACTTCACTAAGCTAAAATCTTGATCCATTCCTAATGgctcctttctttctttatccAGAGTTGCAAACCTATAGTGCTTTTCATACTGGATGTTCTAGAAAATGTTCTAGAAAACCTTTAgtgttctttctttgttaataCTTTTGGTAAACATATTCAACAATATATTGATTTCTTGATATACTGATAATACCTATAGCTGTTAATATTTCATCATAATTTGTAGATGTATGTATTTGTAAGTGATCACTTAGCTCCAACATTAATGTTTATAttattgcttttctttaaACATTCAAACAGCTCTGTCTCGTTGGTGTATTTATCACCGAAAGAAAGCAAAACAGATTGTTGAAACATGGGATAAATGTTTCAATTCTTCCCAAAAAGACCAGCGTGTGTCTTTTCTATATTTGGCTAATGACATATTGCAAAACAGTAGGCGAAAGGGCAGTGAGTTTGTGAATGAATTCTGGAAATTCCTTCCTGCAGCTCTGAAGCATGTTTATGAAAATGGTGATGGACATGGAAAGAAAGTTGCCACAAGACTGGTGAGCATCTATGAATGTTCTCTTAATTCATTGTTAACACAATAGTAGTAGTAAATAACCTGTGAGATTAAGTTATCATGTTAGCTGACCTGAGACTTCAGTATTAAGTCTTCAGTACTGGGCCTGAACAACTGAAAGATTCTGTATTCTTTGCCTTTTGATTGTAGCGGGGTCTGATACTAAGTCCTTTTTTGTTGCCCTAGCTGATTTCACTTGCTATGTTGCTGAGTTAGCACCTTCTATCCATGAATAAAATTCTTAGTTTGCTCCCACTGTCCTGGAAGACTAGCACCTTTTATTCCATGTAGTGGAATAGAGTGAACCAGTTTAGTGTCCGCTCTTCGTTATGATTCCTTTTAATAATGTGTGCCTAGCAATCTGGTCTCATTACTTAATCCATAAggaacttttttcttttggatattgtatttatttgtttgcatTTCTTTGTTCAGGTTGACATTTGGGAAGAAAGGAAGGTTTTTGGGTCTCGAGGGCAGAGTCTTAAAGATGAAATGATGGGAAAGAATCCTCCTGCTCTACCTGTAAGCAATGGAAAGAGTTCAAATCCTATCAAGATAGTGAAGAGGGATGCACACTCAGTTAGAATTGTAAGGCCCTGGGGTAATAGATATAGCTGGTTTATTCTCAATTTTCATAATTGTATTCCTAATTATTGAGCTTGAACATGCGTTATTATTCTTCTAAACCTCAGAAACTGGCTGTTGGAGGTCTGCCAGAAAAAATACTTACCGCATTTCAACCTGTTCTTGAAGAACATCTTAGCGAAGAAGCTGCTTTGAACAAGTGTAGTGCCGCTGTACATCATGTGGGTAAAATTGATGAAGATGTTGAAAATACCTTGACTCATGGTAAGACCTAGAACCTTTGGTTACGTTAATTAATGTTATTTACATGTAACTTTGGAGAGAATGATTGTCATGGAATGGAACTAGTTGACAAAATGTAAGACTCTTATTATGGTTTGAAAATTGAAGTCTTGTTTTTTCTGACTTCAATTATTGAGTTTTCATATAGCTATAAAAGTCATTTGATTACCAGAAGTATATTTTATTGCGTTCTAATGGGTGGTACTCTTGTACTGTGGAAGGAGGCACCTTCCAATGCCCTTGGATTTGTGTCTGTCAGGGATTATTCTCTTCTCTGTTGAAACTTCTTGTTGGGAATGGGGCAAGAATTCTTACTCTGGAAGATACTAGGGTATATATGTTCCTTAATGATTATACATTTTCTTTGAATCATAATCTGGTTCTATCCTCCTTGGATTCATACTTTCCTTCTTGAGCCTTGTCTTGGAACTTAATCTTTCTGAGGAACCCAAATGATAGGGAGTTCATGGGTGTCTCAAGTTTGTTATCTCCTGCCAATAATATCACTTTGAGTTAAACATAGCCTGATAGAAGACATTGGTCTGGGCACTTGAAGTACGCTTCGAAAAGGTCCTATGTTTCATTACCTCATTGCTGtccctttttaaaaatatctggTGAATCGACTGAGCACATCAATCTACATTGGTACTCCACTTCACAAATTAGGGTCAAGTTGTTGCATGGTTTCAGTTTGGAGTGGGTCGCTCCAAGAAATTGTTCCCATTGTTGACAGAGGTCTTTCTCTGGGCGGGGGGGACCGGTAGCAGTGCCTTTAAAATTTTGCCAATAGGGGAGTCTTTTAGTTCAGAAGAATTTTTTAAGATAGGAAGGAGTTGACTTTTAGTTGGAATGAATTAGATTTCTTGGTTACTTGTGTGCGTCTTTTTTGAAGCTTTTTAAGGATGTTGCAGTTAAGAGAAATTCATTCTGATTGGTTTGGGGCTTGTATTGAGTGTGGTTTTGCTTGTATTGCATCTATAGTTGGCACGGTCTAGGTGGACTGCTTGTCCATCTGATGCATTTTCTGATAACTTGTTTCGGCACTGCTGtatttctttatctttgtGGTTAAGATTGTTTAAGGAAACTTCACTGAGTTGGGTAGCTCCAGCATCATATTATACTCCTTTTGTGAAAGGCATAAGTTCTTTTTGGTGGTGGAAAGAGAGGTGAAGTATTAGGGAGATGCCGAGTGTTGGTTGTGTTTTGGGCCTTTCCTTTGGAAAGAAATAGGAGGATCTTTCACAGCTTCAGGGGTCAggagtttgttttgttgtggATGTATATGCTTTTGGGCATTCTTATGACCTTCCGTCTCTTCACAATATTGGGAAATTCAGTTCGTTTGCAGTATTTTCAGATTGGAAGGAGGATGTTGTTTGGGAATCATACTGTATCTATTAATTTCTTGTCTTTTgatatgttttcttttaaaattatattaaggAAGGttaatttcttataaaaaaaaggtatcTGAGAGATTTTAGATTACAGATGAATAATTGCTATGGTTATaacttatattatatatattttttcaggTTAAGGTCAGGTCATGATGTGAATTCATATTCTGCATTTTTCTTTGgctgtgtacatttttctaaTTATTGGCAATTAGATTTTTTCTTcccattttttatatataagagGATCTAAATAAGTGCCCTTACAAACCATTATCATGAAAACAGGAAGACTTGATCACAAATTTAATTACAGGAAGAATGCAACTTTTCTTGTATGCATAATCGTAAAGAGCTCTAATGAATCTCTCAAGTACCACCGAGTGATTTAAAAACTCTCAGATTGGCATGAAAAGCTTTCTATCTCTTTTTATCACATTATTTCATTCTTTGTTTCCTGAGACTAATCCTATCAGTTAGGGTTTATATGTACTATTGGCTCACTGTTGAGAACGTTGTCCAAATTATTTGTTGTgtgaattattatttgttcCACGAATTGTAATGCCAGGAGGCTGTGTCTATTCTGCTACTCAGATGCAAATTATGCAATTTTAATATACTGATAGGGGAAAATTGAATTGTTCCATGACATGTTATTACTATTAAGGTTGGCCTGATTGTAGTCATCTACCTACTGTCTAGAGCTCAATTCTAGGAGTCAGAATTGTAAGTTTCAAATTGAGAAACAATTCCTAAAACAAGTATAGTGAGTATCCATTTCTAGGTATTAGTATGTAAGAGTAACCTTGTAATTAGTTTGGAATATACTTCTCTTAGGCCCTGGAATCTACACCTATGCTTGTGTAtgcttttttgcatttaaattttgtgatttaAGTGAGTGAGTGACTTTAGAACAGTGTTTTGTTATGATATTATGATTGTGATATCTAAAAGTTGGTTATCTGATAAATGAAgccatttcaatttcaaattcaaatctcaattttcaaatatttgttCAGTGGTCATGGGTAGCAACTTGTAACTTGCATTGCGAGTTGCGGATCATGAGTTATATATCATAAGTCATAGCTCGCAAGCCATGGCCCACGTGTAATGATCTGTAGACTGTAGGTCATGGGCCATGAATCAGAAATCATGGTTGTGGGTCATGTGTTTTAGTTTCtaagttaattaaatttatttgaaatccTAAAGTCAAAAGCATTACACTTTAATTAATCGAAATATGGATTTATAGATCAATGGATTTGAAATCCTGATATTCCATCTGAACGGGTCCTTAAGGCCAATGAAATCCCCTCTTTTGACTTATATGGTGATATTtactctattttttttgtacatgCATGTAATAGTAATGCAGACTGTTGAACTGTTTGATGCAGTCAGTAAGCTTCATAATCTCTTGTTCTTCATGCACCTAGATGAGTTGctgttaacttttttttttctcctttataATCCTTTTTTGAAATTTAGTTTTTGATTCCTACTAAGAAACTCTAGATGAAATTTGTTGAAGGTCCTCATGTATATTGTCTTAGTACCATGATTTTTAGTGATTTTCCTTGTTATAAACTGTGTTATCAGGAACTCAGCAGGGATCTACATTGTTGGATGATTTAAAAGAGCAGGAAGATGTACTTAATCAATCTGTTGGTCAGCTTGAAAACGTGGAGGCAACAAGATCTGCCTTGGTTTCGCAGCTTAAAGAAGCACTTCAAGACCAAGTAAGATTTTTTATTACTGTTACACTTATGTTCACACTTCTGTGGTTttgttcaaaatttcagatatTGATGGTTGCTTTCTAATATAACTTTTACAGGAATCAGAGCTGGAACTTGTTCGCACTCAGTTGCAAGTAAGAGTGAACTAGTCTTTACTTGCCCTTTTTAAATTCATAAGTCTTTGCGTCTTGGAAATGGTGTTCATTTACAGAGCTCTTGTAAGTGCATTTACGAGTGTTTTATCAGTGAATGTCATTGAGCTCAGCTAGTTGCTCAACATCAGTTCCTCAGAATCTTTTGTAGCCAGCACAACTTGTGGTATTATCAACCCTGGGCCTTGATTCAGTTCATAGCGGGTTGGTTATTTAAGacatgtctttttctttctgtcttgaaataaaaaccaaaaattatgGGTGGCTAGATTAGATGATGTTTGTGGTTGGAATAAGAATTAAATTGTTGGTTTTTTCGTAGGAAGAAGTTGACTTTAAAGAAGAGGACACTGGGAAACTGAATCTTGAGTCATATATGCATTTATACGTAGAGAATAGAGTATCATAAATTTGTATGAAGTTTAGGTCTAATTAACATATGCGTTTAAATGTGTGCAGGACTATATAGATGTGAAGTcatatacaatttttttatcaaTGTGGATCTGATTAATCATCATTTTTTGTACCAATAGTTATAAATTTATAGGAGAAATTCATTAATGCTCCTAAACTCCAACCCATGTCTCATATTGGTTCCTAAATTTCAAAATGCGACACTTAACCTCCTGATATCATTAGTGTGATTAGTTGGATCTTGATGAAATTCGTTAGTTTTGTCATGGAAGTTATCACAAATTTTTAGGGGGCATAATGGCCACACCGAGGAAGATAACAAAATTAAGATGGCTTCTCCATTTTACTACCTGGGTTGTTGACCATCCTAGCATTATAAACTTTCTAATCTTTACTACAtccatttctttgctttcGTGTAAACGTTATCCATGATAAAATATACCCCACCACCTTTGCTTTGAGTTTGTAGTGGGGAGGGGGAACAAAGTGTGATTTGGCAGATTGTTGCCTGGTGAATTTCCTTTGTGTTCAAGATTTCCTCGTCTATTCAGACTGTCTGCTGCTCCAAGTTATAGGGTGGCTGAGCTCACAGAGGGTTGGGGTGGCCAAGTGGATTGGAATTTTCGATTCTGAAGAAATTTATGAGGAGGAGATTGAGGAGCTTGCAGCACTCTTTTCAGTTATGGAAAATGTTCAGCTGTCGGCACATAGGCCGGGTAGGAGGACGTGGAAACTGGATTCATCAGGGGTCTTCTCTTGTAAGacgtttttaaattttctggCTGATTAGAAATCGCTTCCTGTAATCCAACCTGCTAAACTAATTTTGGAAATGCGATATGGTACAAAGAAGAAGGTTCGCTGTTTATCTTTCTCCCTATTGGTGCATTTTGTGCCAGAAAGAGGCAGAATCTGAAACTCATTTCTTTTTACGTTATCCATATGCATTGAGGCTGTGGTGGCGTTTAGTCAGGGAGGCAGGGGTTAATTGGGTAATTCTTGAGTCGCCTTCAAACATGCTTTGGGAAATGTAGGTATTTTGGTGGTGGAAGGCTAGAATTGTGTGGAATTTCACTGTGTTAGCTGTCTTTTGGGTAATCTGGTTGGTGAGAAACAGAAGAATATTCGAGAACTATAGTGGGTATGTGGAAGAAAATTGTTGGGAAAGTCGGGTTTTTGGGCCTCTTAAGGCTTCTCTTTTTGCATCTTTTAGGGATCCTTCATTTTATGTCATTTTATTAGATTGGCAAGCTGCTGTAGGCCTTAGATTGGCTAgctgtttatttgtttttgctcGGCAGTCTTTAAAGCCTTTTAGTAGTAGACAAAGTTGGGTAATCTTTTGATTTGGATTATGGATTTTCTTTAACTACTAGAATTTTAGAAGAAATGGGTGAGGAATAagcatataaattaaattaaatcttCATTTGGAATTTGCTATTTCAAGTTTTAGGGATTTTAGTtgatgttttagtttttttttttagttttttatttatcaatggGGGAGGAGGATTCGAACGTGGGACATCTTCCAACATTGGGAAGAGAAGTACCTCTAGACCATGAGCTAGTTGATCAATGGGGGATTTTAGTAAATGTTTTGATGCAAGTGAATAAACATGAATGTTCAAGAATGGTCCCATATTTGAAAgttctctttgttttggaaAGGAAGAATTCAGTTTCAAGCTTCTTGTGGAATCTTCGATGATGACGATTTAGGCTCAAGGACAAGTCTTTTCCAACCTGGGGAGTTTGATGCAGGGGCATCTACAAGGCTGCTAGCGAATTAGGATTAGGATTTATTAAAATTCCCAAATTAGCTAGAATCGTACCCTAATAGGATTAGGATTTTTTAAGTAGTCTTAGTAGGAATACAATTTATTAGGTATAGTAGGATTAGGTTTTCTTAATAAGCAAGAAATAAGAATGCTAGGCTGCTGTACTCTTAGTATACATAGGCTCTTAAGATACTCTTGTATTCAGTTTTTAACGAATATAATTCCAGAAATCAGTCCCATAACACACCAATTGGGAGAAATGAATGGAATTATATAAGAATGGGATAAGCTAGACTTGAGATGTAAGCTCGCATCTTAGATGATCTTTAATCTCGCATCTTCTTAAGTTTACATTTGGACCTGTCCATGGACAATGCTTTCCTCATTACAATAtaagatttctttttttctttttggccttTCTAGACAATCCTGACCAAGTAGACAAGAAAAGAATGTGAAGGTTCTGAAGGTTTATGTTGATGATGTAGATTGTAAACAACCTAGTTTGCAGGGATGATTGAGCTAATTTAGATAAGTTGGTTGATTGATTTGGATGATTTCTAGCAATTTTTCATTGACTCTTTTATCCCTATTTGTATGGAGGCTATATACGACCATCTATATTCCTCAGTTGAatcaatgaaaaatatgatccTGTTCCCGTTTCATAATTCACCTTTCAGCATGGAATCCGATAAATATAATCCTTAGAGTTAAAGAAGCATCTACCTGTACCTACTTTctcacaaaataagaaaaggggaaaaagaaatatggaTAAGGTCTCTCTTACTTCTCTGTCATGGGTTCCATTAAATCTTGTGGCTCGGATATTGTCTCAATCTGGTCTCATTTGGATATAGTATTCGATCTCACAATCTTGCTTGGACCTCATCTGACTTTGATCTCATTTCATTTCTGCTCTTGCCTGGACCTCATATTGGTTATTGTCTTGCTCAGATCTAGTCTTGGTTCTTGCCTAGCTTTACTTAGGGACCTACGGTGGCTAAAGTGGCAGAAAGGACGGCCTTTTCTTCGTTTCTTTGGCTAGCTATAAACAATACAAAACTGAAGAATCTTAACCTCATTTGGCCCAAGCTGTCAAAGTTTTTGTGGAAGATGGTAGACTTGTTAGTGATTTTATTTGCAGTAAGCTGGGGGTAGTTGATATCTTCTCTCCAGCTTGAGGGGATCAGTAATGTTGGCTGTAAACAGCCTTATGTGTAGGGATGGTTTAGGTAATTTAATTGCTTTGATTGAGCTCATTTGGATGATTTCTGGGGTTGATTTCTAAAAAATACTTCTTCGAACTTTTAATTTATGGAAGCCGTAGGCTGTGCGTATTACTAAGTTGAATCAATCAGAAATATGatcctcttcctctttcttacttttccttttaacagtttaaaatattattaaattaaagtggaCGATTCATGCTAAAGTCCTCACAGATGATACTAGAATGACAGAAATGTTTGCTGGAGCCCTATCAATGTTCCaatattcctttttctccagTCGCAACAAGTAGTGCCATTGCCTGTCTTCCAAATTCTCCATGAAATAGTGACACTGATTTAGGTAGCTCCCGTTTTAACTCCAAATAGCAAGTAGAAAGTTCCAAAGTTCCCACGAGACGGACGAGGCAACAATAATAAGTTGATTACTCTCATGCCCCCACATCAGTTCACAGTAATATGTCCTCTCCTGATTAAATGTTCTAGTTTTTAAGTTATAACTGTCAGCTATACCTTTTATAGGGACctttcgtttttgtttttacactGACATTGTagtcatttctttttttcaagcTATAAATCTACTGTAGGTTTGAATATCTGTTAAGAGCCATAACAATTTCCATGAGAGACATTGTCTGTCTATGTATGATATAAGTTCAGGACAGAGCATACCAAATAATATCTTATAATGCAATTCCCTTGGCACTTCCCATCACATCAAACATGCGAACATGCAAGTATATATGTGTACCTCTAACAACTTAAGTTTTAGGAACAGTAATAAGTCAATAAATTTCATCAAGGTATCAAAGCAAGATATCCAAGTTTGAATTATTAGTGTAACTCATTGGAATTGACAAAGGTAGGCAACCCTCCACCAATTGCATATTTGCTGCTTTGCACTTTAGGAGCCAGGCTAGATGGCATGTATATCATCCTCATTCTACATACAGTAAATGCCatattcttttgtttgtaGTTGAGCTTAtgctactttttcaaattttgcatTGTGAAAACTATATTAATATACTGGCTACTTGGATTAACAGGAATTATTTATTGTCATGCAGGTTGCTCGACATCAGATTGAGAAACTGGGTAATATTAAAAGGAGACTGACTTTGTCCCCGGTTGTTAACCCCCAAAGCAATGTCACTAACATGACAACTGAATCTACAAAGGTGTTAGAACCAAATTTATCATTAGTGCAGCCAACTGGCATCCCACCTCAGCCTCCAACCCAACCTGTGATTTCTTTTGCCTCTGTCAAAACTACTGATGAAGAGAACAAAAAGGCAGCagctgctgctgttgctgctaAGCTAGCTGCATCTACATCTTCTGCCCAGATGTTGACCTCTGTTCTTTCATCCCTTGTTGCTGAAGAAGCTGCCTCAATGACTGGTAGCCTAACGTCAGCTGCATTTACTTCAGGGTTATCCATGTTTCCTCCAGAAAAACGGCCCAAGCTTGAGAAGCAAATGTCTGCATCTGAACTTAACAATCTTGATGTTGGCAATACAGCCTATTTTACTCCTCTACAACAGCAGACAATGACCAATGTTCCACATGCACCACCGGCAACCATGCAGCCTTTGTCCCAAACTAACCAGATGCAAAATACATTTGGTCCACCGCCCCCGCCACCTCCAGCACCATCAGTATCTCCTGCAACTCCACCAGCGAATCAATATGCCCAATCTGCTGGTCTCATGGTGGGTGTAATGCCTTACGGATATGGATCAAATACTCTGCCACCTCCACCCCCCATACCTCCACATATTTCAATGGGTTTGTCGAGGCCAGGTCAGCcgcaacagcagcagcagcagcaacagcagcaacaTCAGCCTCAGcctcagcagcagcagcaacagcagctGCAGCCAGCTACTGGAGGTTATTATCGACCGCTGGGTATGGGATTCTATGGGCAAAGTAATCAGTCAAATACACAGCCAGTACCTCGACAGTGAGTTCCTACTTATTTTACCAAGCCAGAATTTCCTATACTGGATTGTGAACAAAATCAGCCAAGGTGCCCATAACTTTTGGTGACAAATTCATCTTGGAAATCAATGGAGCCAGTGGAATTTCTCAGAGGCATTGTGTTATTATGTAAATTAGTAGAGAATAGTGTCTTCTAAACATCTAGGTCCACTTCCCCATGCCAGTTTAAGCAGTCAGTCTCCTTTAATGTATGTCTAGTAGAAAGGAAGTTTCTCGGTAgctatattttaatttgacatGAAGTGCCTAACTTGAATGTACCTGTGCAAACTTGATTGGCGCTGTAAACAGAGTTTGGGGCATCACTAAATGTGTACTTTAATGTTGGATATGGCATGCCTAGCTAGTCTCTACTCTCTTTGACCATTTGGAGATCATTTTGTTGAATCGAGTGGGACAATGTGGCTGTGGCTTTGTTGGtcagaatgtggattataataCTAGTTAAGCAATATAATTAACCATATGCGTAAAATTTTCAACGGATTTTTAGCTTCAGAAGTCTTCATAAGAGCAAGCCCGTAAAGCTTTGCTTGGAATAATGTCTCGACTTGACTCgtgcattttattttgtgatagTGATAATTTTTATCTCCCAAATACACGCATAAATAAATATCTcaatttttgtcttttttaatacaagcgatagttgAGACTATTGGTCTATCAATGCCTATTAGGGTTCAAACTTGAGACCATTGGTCTATTAATGTCTTTTTCCACTAAGCTACACCTCGTTCACTCTCCACACCTACTATTGGAATGCTTGGTAATGACTTGAGTGATGTGTTACTAACGTCATGTGGGTGGGTGGTCGGAGGACATGAGCTAGCGCAGATGACAAAAGCAGCGATTTGTTTGTCTCATGGGTGGGTGGGATGCGTTTTGACGAAATTAGCCAGTGCAGTGGTCTGTGAAGGTTAAATCACACTTGTGTTAAGCAAGCAGAGTAGTCAAGCCAGAG
Above is a genomic segment from Prunus dulcis chromosome 7, ALMONDv2, whole genome shotgun sequence containing:
- the LOC117633898 gene encoding regulation of nuclear pre-mRNA domain-containing protein 1B-like — protein: MSNNEAFDGQILADKLTKLNSSQQSIESLSRWCIYHRKKAKQIVETWDKCFNSSQKDQRVSFLYLANDILQNSRRKGSEFVNEFWKFLPAALKHVYENGDGHGKKVATRLVDIWEERKVFGSRGQSLKDEMMGKNPPALPVSNGKSSNPIKIVKRDAHSVRIKLAVGGLPEKILTAFQPVLEEHLSEEAALNKCSAAVHHVGKIDEDVENTLTHGTQQGSTLLDDLKEQEDVLNQSVGQLENVEATRSALVSQLKEALQDQESELELVRTQLQVARHQIEKLGNIKRRLTLSPVVNPQSNVTNMTTESTKVLEPNLSLVQPTGIPPQPPTQPVISFASVKTTDEENKKAAAAAVAAKLAASTSSAQMLTSVLSSLVAEEAASMTGSLTSAAFTSGLSMFPPEKRPKLEKQMSASELNNLDVGNTAYFTPLQQQTMTNVPHAPPATMQPLSQTNQMQNTFGPPPPPPPAPSVSPATPPANQYAQSAGLMVGVMPYGYGSNTLPPPPPIPPHISMGLSRPGQPQQQQQQQQQQHQPQPQQQQQQQLQPATGGYYRPLGMGFYGQSNQSNTQPVPRQ